ATGGTCGGATCAAGCATCTACCCgtcaaaattcgaaggggaatttgttacttggaaaaagcgaatgtaggtatttttcaaaaccgatTTTGAATTACTTCttataatgaaatttggttttgtagtaccagagggcaaagaaaaatatcaatgaaTGAAAAAGGAACAGGGCGACTACGTGGTAAACGGTAAAGCGGAGTATCATCTCATGAACgttcttccaccacaagaagcaaaccgaatcggcaactatgactccgcgaaggaactttggaaaaagttccttgagttacacgaagggacgctcgaagccaagctcgcaagacgggatctatttcgcaaccagctcaccaacccgTGACTTGGAGAAGACGAAACAACtgtgcatctgcactcgagagtcAAAGAACTTATCAccgaactttcgaatctcggagaaaaggtaagtaaccgagattcactcaggtatgcattaaattcttttcctagaaatacgaaatggacatcactagtagatgtcttttatatttctaaagatttagaaaaaattactttagaagaattattctcgacatttgaagtgcataaatcaagatgtgcaggtacgaagaaGCCCAAGCACAACGTCGccttcaaagcatcgagagacgaacctgagtcagagtcctctctcgacaacgaggaaatggttatgatggtaaggcgtttcaagaaactttgtaaatctaaaaatactaaccattcgcagggtagaaagaaaagaacgatccgctgctaccactgcaacaaagaagggcatgtcaaggacaactgccccaaattGAGGAAAAATGACAAGGACAAAGGTAAGAAACCTGTCCAAAAACTCAAGGCCCTAAAAGTgatgtgggacgatacgtcgtccgaatcgaaagtcaaggccttctccggacttacactaatggcaagtcatcaagacgactgcgagtcaagctcttccgaaatgagcatcgagagcatcaatgaagggggagctacgtcggaagatagCAGTAGTTcaaggggagacacggacaacgagatcgacaaggtaagtcaggtacgatctcttcctcccgataaactatttaagtttattaaactaTTAACTAAGGATTAatgtaaattagaaaaaagaaatttaaaatttaaaagtaatacttgctaaatcttgccctttagaggagttagacaaattaaaattagaaaatgataatttaaaaatataagtaaataacttgaaaaattgTGCATACTCATCTAATataaatgttagaaaatttaataatctaaattaGTACTTataccacaagggacaaattaggcaTATCTCAAAAaagtatgtccctaagaaatttttagtcaatccagtaggttggaacctatattgggttccaaagtcctgtttaacttgaaccattaattagatttagagctttcaacgagaaaattagacattaaaatttctttatgaggttttgtctaagaaagtgattgttgctccaataaccaagagggtctagtacctcgccactgcctggaagctaaaatattgaaagaaaatgtttaattaactttctgataaagcatttagattgaaatttaaataatgcctttaaaaatagtttttcgaaacatttttttaatatttcaaattttttatatacttaaaaaaaattgcGTAAAATtgtcacttagaaaaattctcaaaaattgcctaaattaaaatttcttctaaaattgtagcttaaattttttttcttaaagtttttatgtagaaaattctcaaaaatttaagttagaatttttttttcaaaaatatttcttttgcaAATTATATAACTTAGAATCTTgtttaaacttagatttttttatttagaaaccttgttgaaaattattacaaatttttaagtaaaatcttggaaattattttcaaaatcttctaagttttaacccttagatttttttcttgaaccccattttttatgtgatcaaatggggggaaggaaaagtataagtctagggggaggtagactaatttttttctaaaattttctatctttttgcactctattgcaatattagattttttttattatgtctatttaccctagcttatcttgggttgctcacataaaaaagggggagatgtttggaaccccaaggttgttttaatgtgatcaacaagttaagttaggtcttgtcgtgtttttaaccttgtgtctaagtgtgcaagagcttaggagtacagggaGTTGAGCAAAAGaaacagctagcgagaaggacgacacgggagggagccgacgggctcagtgcgtctgaggtacgaggcactgcggaagagtacgcgggcggatgagaaggaggcgcgtggcgtttccgagggacgagaagccggagcggaaggttgctcgagaaggccggaagttgggttcgggtgagccctatttcggatggtcaagatcacccaagcgagcggaaaacctggactgaggcgaacggagccggagcagaagacccaggctgaaaaagtcaacgaggttgacttttcCCACTCGGGGTGCCCGGAATagtctagggcgcccggaacagcccggggcgcccagaaccattccgagcgcccagagttgactttttgatcaGGATCGCATTAAACGCGATTCGTTgcgaagggataaaattttatcccctcccagccACCTGGAACTCTTCCaagcgccctgaccaaggctataaatatagctttggtccagaagcttcatatcatctcaagaattgtaattccaacacttgtgtgcttcctttagagcttagcttctttctttttgcgttttcactgctgtaagaggcttctccgcctgaaggagatattctagtgcgtgtcactccttagattaacaacctcccagtTGTAACTAAGAAAACATCTTGTgcttctttttctattttaatttatcgcttttctattttatacaagtgttattttgaaagttcgagaatagttggtttttatttttgcaggctattcaaccccccttctatccAACCGCTGCGATCCAACAATTTAGATAACATGAGGTCTACTATAGGATATGTATTCACTGTGGCAGGAGGatctatttgttggaaatctatgatacaatctattgttgcattctttACTACGGAGTCGGAGTACATGGCAGTAGTTAAAGCAGTGAAGGAAGCTTTAAGGCatacagggttggtcagagaactagGTGTTCaacaaggtggagtcaagttgttatgcgatagtcagagtgtTATCTATCTAGGGAAGAATCAAGTGTATCATAcgagaaccaagcacattgatgtgaggtttcacaagatcagagagttgattgcttccggagaaattcaatgtgagaaggttcacactgcaaATAATGTTGCAGAcatgctgacaaagccagtgaccacagagaagCTCAAGCATTGTTTGAACTTAATCCACATCTCTAGATGTGAGGAAGAAAGCCTAGGCTCAAAGATCTAGGTGGAGTTTTATTCAAATATTTGTGTTCTTCGAAGGgatgaatattcgccaaggtggagattatTAACGAATGAGTCATATTTGAATGAAGGTCAATGTGATGGAtgttatggaagaaaaatctgttaagatttttcgtaataaaatgcTGTTacaattttatataacagaattctattacgatttttcataacataattctgttacgatttttcattacaaaattctgttatgattttaccAGGTCTGGGGTTTATgtattatttatagggatcattgtaaatctATTGTACAACAATAATCACAAGAATCATTAAATGTAATTCTCTTgtatagagagaattctaataaagcctCGGtcgtttttgtggagtaggcacgtcGTCAAACCacagtaactcttcttcttctcctttctcgtgTTTGTTCTCATTTTGTACGTCTTTGTCTTGTTACTCTGCGCATTctcttttttctcttcctcttcttccgcatgTTAGAGATTGAGAACTGTTGTCACCTCTTTGCACAACAACTCTCTTGATTCTTGTGAAatctattttttctttaattCGCGCTTTGAAGTAAATAGGATCTAAATATTCTATCACTACACTACACTACATGACGGGGTTAAATTTTTCAtccgaaaaaaaaataaagggaaATGGAATTTTAAAGGTTTATTACTCCAAATGAATATGATTGATAAAAAATGATAACACGGACGAAGAGAAGGAATCAGAGATATGAAGAAATTCACAAGGGCTTAACCGACCCTCCCTAAGACGGTCTTATATGATTTAAAAGTGAGATAAATTATAAGAGGTTTCATCCAAGTTAAAATGGGGTATTATGTATTATGTAAATACTGAAGACTGACCCTGTGATCTATTACAATAATACCATATGCACGTAATAATTGTACCCATCTTTGTGGTCCCCAAGGGCTTAACCGTGAGTTTGCAGTTGCAACTTAACGAGGGAATTCAATTTAGCCACGAGTTTACGATGACAACTTGTGATCAATATTAATATATTGTTCGGAACGAtgaactaaaaataataattaaaatttgattctaaatttaaaatcAGACCCAACAAAAATTCCACTCTTGTGTAATTTGTGTAATTATCCTTCAAGGTAAACAACCGTATTTGATCATTTCTATTGagtttattcaaatttatttattaaattaaattatcaaactcaaaccatgtttgaatttattttttttatattgacaTTATAATGCGGTAGAATGCTGATTAAATACATCAAACTGTAATTTTGTATATTTGAATAAAAATAGGTAAATAAATTCATAGACATCTGCTTCCCCTGTTTCCAGCTCCTTCCCATATCCACTCCACCTCAGATGACCTCAATCGCTTCAAAtcatcaaaattattaaaaaatatatttcttcaAGAATTATTATTTTCCAATATTATTATTCTTCTTAATTATCGTTTCAAATATTTAACATTTTTATTCTTAAATCGAacgattttctatttttttctaggCGTTAACGTGACCTTGTATTTAATACAAAGGGATGGTTTTTGAATGCCTAGTCACTTGAGGATCATCTTGGCCGTTGGATTGTCTCTGCCAGCGAGATCCGACCGTCACAGGGCGAAGCAGGAGGGCCGAGAGCTTGCCCGAGGTGTTCTCGCGCCCTCCCATGGCGCCCGCCCTCCATGGACTTCCGCTCCCTTGTCTTATTGCTTcgcctttctctcctctctttctctctctcactctctcgCTCTCCCTTCCACTTCCATGGCAATGGCCTCGCCGGTGAAGCCTGAGAGCCACAGCCCAATCGAggcggaggagaaggaagaagcggCTAAGCATGAAACAGGGGAGGAAGGGGAGGAAGGAGAAGACGACGACGAAGAAGATGACGAATGCTTCTTCGAGTCGTTCGACCGCGTCCCCTCGAAGGTCTCCTTTTGTGTTGATCTCCCCTCCGACTCCGACGACGACGAGTTCGACGACGTCCGCATGTCCTTCTCCTCGGCTGTCTGCCCTACCGGCGACTTGCGGTGCGCCACCTTCTCACGCGAGGAGTTCCTCGCCGAGAATCGAGACGACCACGACGTAGGAGGTGACCGGAAGAAACCCGCTGGTGGTGGCTTCGATTATGACGTGTGGATGGACGAGCAGATGCCGATCAAGGAGCGCCGCCGGCGCCTCCTCCAGGGTATCGGTTTAGCTAGCAACAAGAATTTGGCCGCAGCCACTCTGCGCCTCCGTGGCAGCATGCGGGGCAGCATGCGTGGCAGCATTCGGAAGCCCGCCGTAGATGCACCTGCCGCGCCGCTGCCTCCCTTGCCGCAGTCTCCTCAGGAAGCCACGCCACCGGCGCCCTCGCCTGCACCGTGTTCTGCGACGGAACAACCAGCCCTGACGAGATGTAGGTCCGACACGGCGCTGGCAGCGGTTGAGCCACGGCCTACCCTGTTTCGCACTGCGTCCGCGCCTGCGGCGCTTTGCATCCTGCGGGACACAACCGAAGGGGAGGACGGCGGAGGAGGCACCGTCGCCGATGAGAACAAGAACATGGATGATGGAAAGGAGATTGCAGATGTGAGCAAGGACGAGGCCAAGGGACGATTGAATCTGCCGGTGAGTATGGAGGAGTTCGAGCGCTTCTTTGGCCACTCGCCGATCGTCAAGGAGCTCATGCGGCGGGTGAAGCTCGGCGGCGGCGAGAAGAACAGCAATAAGGCCGTCGCCGGAGGCAACAAGCCCCCAAAATCAGGGAAAGGGAAGAAAGGCGGCGGCTGGCTCAAGAACATCAAGTTCGTCGCCAGCACGGTCGGTCTCATCTCTGAAAAAGAGAAATGCGGCACCGCCTCGACCAAGTCTGCCTCCTCCGCCACCTCGGCCACCTTGGCCACCTCCACCGGCGAGAACCCCTCCTCTTCGGAGCTGATGAAGGTCGGAAAGTACGGCAAGTCAAACAAGGAGCTCACCGGTCTCTACATGAGCCAGGAGATCCAGGCGCACCAGGGCTCGATATGGACCATCAAATTCAGCTGGGACGGCCACTACCTCGCCAGCGCCGGCGAGGACACAGTGGTGCAGGTCTGGCAGGTCCAGGAATGCGACATCTTCTCGTCGCCTCTCCGGCGGCAAGAATCCCGCAACCAACGCTCGTCCCCCGCGCTAGGCCGACCACCATCGACGAAGAAGACCAAAAGGACCAAGAGCGCGAAGAGGACGCTCCCCGACTACATCGTCTTACCGGAGGTCATCTTCTCCCTCTCCGACAAGCCGTTCTGCTCCTTCGAAGGCCACAAAGAAGACGTCCTCGATCTCTGCTGGTCCAAATCTCAGGTCCATACACACAAACTCCCCAATCTTTTCATTCCAGTTCTCAATCCGCGTCAAGATCTCAGATCGCTCCTGCATTTCCAGCATTTGTTATCGTCGTCGATGGACAAATCAGTGAGATTATGGGACATCGAAACCAAAACCTGCCTCAAACTCTTCGCACACAACGATTACGGTAAGGCGACGAAACAAAACAGAGTTCTTGTTGATCGCCGGCTCCATTGATTACTGATAACACAGTTCATGGTGTGATGCAATCTGCACAGTGACATGCATCCAGTTCAATCCAGTTGATGACGGCTACTTCATCAGTGGGTCGCTTGATGCCAAGGTCAGGGTTTGGAGTGTGCCGGAGAGGCAGGTGGTGGACTGGACTGATCTCCATGAAATGGTCACTGCTGCCTGCTACACTCCTGACGGTCAGGTACAagccaaaaaaaattaattttttttcttttcataaaTTAACTTTTAGTTCTTCGTATTGAAGGGTGCTCTAATTGGATCACACAAAGGGAATTGCAAGATCTACAAGATCACTGGTTGAACTATTCTCTATATTTTCTTATGCTTTTCATGCTGATCAAAATGATGTTGTTGACTTGTGTTCCTTGTTGTGTGGTAGATCGTAAGCTTTCTCAAGAAGGCCAGATTGAAataaagaacaagaagaagaagaagcaggctCCAAAGATCACTGGTTTTCAGGTAGGTGTTCTTTCTAATGTTGAGTTTATATATGTTCTTATAAATGatgagttttatttttatttcccctttttgtttgaattttaacAGTTTGCTCCGGATAATCCATCTGAAGCGATGATTACTTCAGCTGATTCACAAGTTAGAGTGTTTGAAGACCAGAAGAGGATTCATAAATTTAGAGGTATAAACTTAGAACAGTCTACAAATTTGAATGTTATCATATTTTACTTGGGGCAAGCTGTGATATTTGGTGTTGTAGGGAGTATAGAACTTGTAGGCAAGTGTAGGGGCGAAATGAAAAATTAGCCTACGGTTAGATTTTGTTGTCGACGGTTCGAATCTTGTTTTTGGCGGCTTGCAGGATTCCGGAACACGAGCAGCCAGATCTCGGCGTGGTACACGGTGGACGGCCGGTACGTGGTGTGCGCGAGCGAGGACTCGCACGTGTACGTGTGGAAgcgggaggcggcggcggcggcggcgaaggGCAAGAGCACGACGCGCTCCCACGAGCACTTCTTCTGCAAGGACGTGTCGGTGGCGGTGCCGTGGCCGAGCGCCGGGAGCACCTGCGCTCCCCTGTCCCAGATGCCGTCGGCGGACGAGCAGCCGCCCCTGGCGGCCACCGACTCGCAGAGGTTGACGGCGTCGTCGCTCGACCAGGACCCGTTCCCCAGCGGCCGGAGCTCCAGCTCGGTGCCGCCGATCCCGAAGAAGAGCCACTCGGAGCAGGAACTGTCGAGCTTGGACGAGGCCGGGCCGGGCGGCGCCGGCGGGTCGCTCTCGCCCTCGGCGGTCGACGGAGGCTCTACTTCGGCGCCGGAGGACAGTTCAGTGTCGACGCATCTCTCGGAATCCGTCGCCGCGTCGTCGGCTCCCTCGAAGGCCAAGGGATCGGCCGGCGGCGAGCAAACGAACGCGTGGGGGCTTGTGGTGGTGACAGCTGGACTGGGCGGTGAAATAAGAGTATTCCAGAATTTCGGCCTGCCGGTCCGcatcaaataaatataaattcaatttaaatatgatttgaatatcaaaaatagaaagaaaaaaactggcagattattattttttatttaaaaaatgaaCACTTCAAATATAATTCCATGCCATTTTGGAGTTTTAAACTTTTAGATTAACAGTTGTGCTGAAGAAAACCAATGTAACAATATAATCTCATGTAAAAGTTTTGTTGCATAAATAGTTTCATGATTCTATATCTATTTTTAGTCTtatcctttaattttatttttttatttttcttgatttaatttaattcattttttatatatatctcCTTAATAATGACATGAAATTTAAGTGTATTCTAGTTGGTCGGATTCTAACCATTTAGTATTGTCATTTTTTTAGATCAATTTTACGGGCTAGAATCTAGCCAGCTAAAAAATGAATTGTAATACATCTAtcttaaattgtaattaattattaatataaagaGAGCTAATTTCACTTTAATACCTTTAATACCTTTAATAATGACCTTAAAACTATATTCTAACTGGTCAGATTCTAACTATTTAGCATTATCATTTTTTACGATTAATCTTATTGACCAGAAATTGGCCAGCTAGAAAATGGATTACAATGCATGTCATATTAAattgtaattaattattaatatagaaAGAGATAATTTTACTTGAATACCCTTAATAATAGCTTTAAAAGTGTATTCTAACTGACCAGATTCTAGTCATTTAGTATTGTCCTTTTTTGACGGTAAATCTTGCTAGCCAAAATCTGGCTAGCTAGAAAATGGATTGCAATGCATGTCatcttaaattataattaattgttAATATAGAGATAGATAATTTTACTTGAATACCcttaataatgattttaaaagtaTATTCTAG
This window of the Zingiber officinale cultivar Zhangliang chromosome 3B, Zo_v1.1, whole genome shotgun sequence genome carries:
- the LOC122055164 gene encoding WD repeat-containing protein 44-like, whose product is MPSHLRIILAVGLSLPARSDRHRAKQEGRELARGVLAPSHGARPPWTSAPLSYCFAFLSSLSLSHSLALPSTSMAMASPVKPESHSPIEAEEKEEAAKHETGEEGEEGEDDDEEDDECFFESFDRVPSKVSFCVDLPSDSDDDEFDDVRMSFSSAVCPTGDLRCATFSREEFLAENRDDHDVGGDRKKPAGGGFDYDVWMDEQMPIKERRRRLLQGIGLASNKNLAAATLRLRGSMRGSMRGSIRKPAVDAPAAPLPPLPQSPQEATPPAPSPAPCSATEQPALTRCRSDTALAAVEPRPTLFRTASAPAALCILRDTTEGEDGGGGTVADENKNMDDGKEIADVSKDEAKGRLNLPVSMEEFERFFGHSPIVKELMRRVKLGGGEKNSNKAVAGGNKPPKSGKGKKGGGWLKNIKFVASTVGLISEKEKCGTASTKSASSATSATLATSTGENPSSSELMKVGKYGKSNKELTGLYMSQEIQAHQGSIWTIKFSWDGHYLASAGEDTVVQVWQVQECDIFSSPLRRQESRNQRSSPALGRPPSTKKTKRTKSAKRTLPDYIVLPEVIFSLSDKPFCSFEGHKEDVLDLCWSKSQHLLSSSMDKSVRLWDIETKTCLKLFAHNDYVTCIQFNPVDDGYFISGSLDAKVRVWSVPERQVVDWTDLHEMVTAACYTPDGQGALIGSHKGNCKIYKITDRKLSQEGQIEIKNKKKKKQAPKITGFQFAPDNPSEAMITSADSQVRVFEDQKRIHKFRGFRNTSSQISAWYTVDGRYVVCASEDSHVYVWKREAAAAAAKGKSTTRSHEHFFCKDVSVAVPWPSAGSTCAPLSQMPSADEQPPLAATDSQRLTASSLDQDPFPSGRSSSSVPPIPKKSHSEQELSSLDEAGPGGAGGSLSPSAVDGGSTSAPEDSSVSTHLSESVAASSAPSKAKGSAGGEQTNAWGLVVVTAGLGGEIRVFQNFGLPVRIK